A window of Lysobacter sp. TY2-98 genomic DNA:
GCTGACCCATTATACAAAAGGTACGCCGTCACCCTTGCGGGCTCCGACTGCTTGTACGCACACGGTTTCAGGGTCTATTTCACTCCCTTCACCAGGGTTCTTTTCGCCTTTCCCTCACGGTACTGGTTCACTATCGGTCGGTCAGTAGTATTTAGCCTTGGAGGATGGTCCCCCCATGTTCAGACAGGGTTTCACGTGCCCCGCCTTACTCGATTTCACTGAAAGAGCCCTTTCGCATACCGGGCTATCACCGTCTATGGCCGTCCTTTCCAGAACGTTCCGCTAGAACTCTATCAGCTTAAGGGCTGGTCCCCGTTCGCTCGTCACTACTTAGGGAATCTCGGTTGATTTCTTTTCCTCCGGGTACTTAGATATTTCAGTTCTCCGGGTTCGCTTCCAGCAGCTATGTATTCACTGCAGGATACCTATTGCTAGGTGGGTTTCCCCATTCGGACATTGCGGGATCAATGCTTGTTGCCAGCTCCCCCGCACTTTTCGCAGGCTGCCACGTCCTTCATCGCCTCTGACCGCCAAGGCATCCACCGTGTGCGCTTATTCGCTTGACCATATAACCCCAAGTCGCCTCGGGGTCGTATTTGTGTCCAGGGGTACAAAGCCCGGACGCGAATTCAACGACTCAATTTTTAGGGACCTCGAGGGTCCCCGCCTTAGCCTCACGACACGTCTGTAGACATTCGTCTAAAACGCTCGCTACATCCGTATTTTCAAAGAACACCCGGCCGGCTTCAGCGCCCGTCGGGTTCTAATCTTGTGTGTGCAGACATTCGAAGTGTTGGGAGCAATGGTGGGTCTGGGAGGACTCGAACCACCGACCTCACCCTTATCAGGGGTGCGCTCTAACCACCTGAGCTACAGACCCGATGTTGCTATCCGCCGACATCGGCCGTGACTGAGATGGTGGAGCTTGTCGGGATCGAACCGACGACCCCCTGCTTGCAAAGCAGGTGCTCTCCCAGCTGAGCTAAAGCCCCATCGAAACGGGACGCTCCCGTGAAAATCCCCCAGGGATTTTCCGGAACTTCGAATGCAGGTGTCTTGTGCGGGCGCCTGGCAGCAGTGCTGCCGGTTCTCTAAAGGAGGTGATCCAGCCGCACCTTCCGATACGGCTACCTTGTTACGACTTCACCCCAGTCATCGGCCACACCGTGGCAAGCGCCCTCCCGAAGGTTAAGCTACCTGCTTCTGGTGCAACAGACTCCCATGGTGTGACGGGCGGTGTGTACAAGGCCCGGGAACGTATTCACCGCAGCAATGCTGATCTGCGATTACTAGCGATTCCGACTTCATGGAGTCGAGTTGCAGACTCCAATCCGGACTGGGATGGGGTTTCTGGGATTGGCTCACCGTCGCCGGTTTGCAGCCCTCTGTCCCCACCATTGTAGTACGTGTGTAGCCCTGGCCGTAAGGGCCATGATGACTTGACGTCATCCCCACCTTCCTCCGGTTTGTCACCGGCGGTCTCCTTAGAGTTCCCACCATTACGTGCTGGCAACTAAGGACAAGGGTTGCGCTCGTTGCGGGACTTAACCCAACATCTCACGACACGAGCTGACGACAGCCATGCAGCACCTGTGTTCTGGTTCCCGAAGGCACTCCCGCGTCTCCGCAGGATTCCAGACATGTCAAGGCCAGGTAAGGTTCTTCGCGTTGCATCGAATTAAACCACATACTCCACCGCTTGTGCGGGCCCCCGTCAATTCCTTTGAGTTTCAGTCTTGCGACCGTACTTCCCAGGCGGCGAACTTAACGCGTTAGCTTCGATACTGAGTGCCAAGTTGCACCCAACATCCAGTTCGCATCGTTTAGGGCGTGGACTACCAGGGTATCTAATCCTGTTTGCTCCCCACGCTTTCGTGCCTCAGTGTCAGTGCTGGTCCAGGGTGCCGCCTTCGCCACGGATGTTCCTCCCGATATCTACGCATTTCACTGCTACACCGGGAATTCCGCACCCCTCTACCGCACTCTAGTAAGCCAGTATCCAATGCAGTTCCCAGGTTGAGCCCAGGGCTTTCACATCAGACTTAACAAACCACCTACGCACGCTTTACGCCCAGTAATTCCGAGTAACGCTTGCACCCTTCGTATTACCGCGGCTGCTGGCACGAAGTTAGCCGGTGCTTATTCTTTGGGTACCGTCAGAACCCCCGAGTATTAATCGAAGGCTTTTCTTCCCCAACAAAAGAGCTTTACAACCCGAAGGCCTTCTTCACTCACGCGGCATGGCTGGATCAGGCTTGCGCCCATTGTCCAATATTCCCCACTGCTGCCTCCCGTAGGAGTCTGGACCGTGTCTCAGTTCCAGTGTGGCTGATCATCCTCTCAGACCAGCTACGGATCGTCGCCTTGGTGGGCCTTTACCCCGCCAACTAGCTAATCCGGCGTCGGCTCATCTTTCTGCGTGAGGCCTTGCGGTCCCCCACTTTCACCCGTAGGTCGTATGCGGTATTAGCGTAAGTTTCCCTACGTTATCCCCCACAAAAAGGCAGATTCCGACGCATTCCTCACCCGTCCGCCGCTCGCCGGCATCCCGAAGGACCCGCTGCCGCTCGACTTGCATGTGTTAGGCCTGCCGCCAGCGTTCACTCTGAGCCAGGATCAAACTCTTCACTTAAGTCTTGCAACCACTCCCGAAGGAGCAGCTAAAGCTTTGAAGTGCAGAGCCCGTCCAGGCATCAAAAACTCGCTTGCATTTGCATGCTTTTGAATCTTTGTGCTTGATACGAGACATCTGCGATGGACAGTCATCCACCACCAGACGCCCGCACAAGTCACCTGCGCACACTGTCAAAGATCTGCGAGATCGGCCTCAGCGCCTCTCCCTTTTCATCCCCTCGAACCAGACCTCAGTCCGTCCGAGTGAGCCGCCCATTTTAGGGCATTTCCGATCACTGTCAACACCCTGTGAGCGGAGATTTTTTGCTCCGTTCCGGTTCCGAATCGCGTTGCGATGCGTTGCCGTCAGCGGGGCCGCGCATTGTGCACATGCGCTTCCGGTTTGGGAAGAGGAAATTTTCGAAGTGTTCGTCGCCACTTGACCGCACCGGGTGCGTACCGGAACGTCGTCCGCACTTTCGGAGAGCACACGATGAACAAAGGATGGATGCTGGCGTTCGTACTTCTGCTGGTTAGCGGCTGCGCGACCGGCTCGGGCACGTGGGTGGAACTCGGCGGCAAGCGCTACGCGGTGGAAATCGCCGATACCGAGGAAGCACGGGCGCGTGGGCTGATGTTCCGCGACGAAATGGCCGCTGACCACGGGATGCTCTTCCTGCACGACCGCGAAGAGCCGCTCGCGTACTGGATGAAGAACACCAAGATTCCGCTGGACATCCTGTATTTCGACACCGGCCGCAAGCTGGTCTCGCAGCAGCGCGATGTGCCGCCGTGCACGCTGGGCGATGCCTGTCCGCCCTACCCCAGCACCGCCTCTGCGCGCTACGTGCTCGAGCTCAATGCCGGCCAGGCGGAGCAGCTGAAGCTGCAGAACGGCGTGGAGCTCAAACTGGGGCCCGGGATCACGCCGCTCAAGTAACGATCAGACGTCGGTCATCTCGAAGTCGTCCTTGGTGACGCCGCAGTCCGGGCACGTCCACGTGTCCGGCACGTCCTCCCAACGCGTCCCGGGGGCGATGCCCTCTTCCGGCAGGCCCTTCGCCTCGTCATAGATGAAGCCGCAGACGACGCACATCCAGGTGCGGAAGGGAGCGGCGTTTTCGGCGGGCATCGACATGGGCGGATAATGCGCGGATTGCGGGTCTGCATTGTCCCACCCGCCCACTTCCGCGCAAAGCATGCCCTCCATCAAGCCGCTGTGGCCGCGTCGCGGCCTGTACGCGATCACGCCGGACGAGTCCGACACCGGTCGGCTCGTCGCCCGCGTAGTGCCCGTGCTCGAGGCCGGCGCAGCGGTGCTGCAGTACCGCAACAAGAGTGCCGACGCCGCGCTTCGTCGCGAACAGGCACTGGCGATGCAGTCGCTGTGTCGTAG
This region includes:
- a CDS encoding rubredoxin, whose protein sequence is MSMPAENAAPFRTWMCVVCGFIYDEAKGLPEEGIAPGTRWEDVPDTWTCPDCGVTKDDFEMTDV
- a CDS encoding DUF192 domain-containing protein, with protein sequence MNKGWMLAFVLLLVSGCATGSGTWVELGGKRYAVEIADTEEARARGLMFRDEMAADHGMLFLHDREEPLAYWMKNTKIPLDILYFDTGRKLVSQQRDVPPCTLGDACPPYPSTASARYVLELNAGQAEQLKLQNGVELKLGPGITPLK